The Theropithecus gelada isolate Dixy chromosome X, Tgel_1.0, whole genome shotgun sequence genome includes a window with the following:
- the ATG4A gene encoding cysteine protease ATG4A isoform X3 gives MLRCGQMMLAQALICRHLGRDWSWEKQKEQPKEYQRILQCFLDRKDCCYSIHQMAQMGVGEGKSIGEWFGPNTVAQVLKKLALFDEWNSLAVYVSMDNTVVIEDIKKMCRVLPLSADTAGDRPLDYLTASNQSKGTSAHCPAWKPLLLIVPLRLGINQINPVYVDAFKECFKMPQSLGALGGKPNNAYYFIGFLGDELIFLDPHTTQTFVDTEENGTVNDQTFHCLQSPQRMNILNLDPSVALGFFCKEEKDFDNWCSLVQKEILKENLRMFELVQKHPSHWPPFVPPAKPEVTTTGAEFIDSTEQLEEFDLEEDFEILSV, from the exons ATGCTACGCTGTGGACAGATGATGCTGGCTCAAGCCCTTATCTGTAGACACTTGGGAAGGG actgGAGCTGggagaaacaaaaagaacaaccCAAAGAATACCAACGCATCCTACAGTGTTTCTTAGATAGAAAAGATTGTTGCTACTCTATCCATCAAATGG CACAAATGGGTGTAGGAGAAGGGAAATCAATTGGAGAATGGTTTGGACCAAATACAGTTGCACAGGTGTTAAA AAAACTTGCTTTATTTGATGAATGGAATTCCTTGGCTGTTTATGTTTCAATGGATAACACAGTGGTCATTGAAGATATCA aaaaaatgTGCCGTGTCCTTCCCTTGAGTGCTGACACAGCTGGTGACAGGCCTCTCGATTATTTGACTGCTTCAAACCAGAGTAAGGGCACCTCTGCCCACTGCCcagcctggaagcccctgctGCTCATTGTGCCCCTTCGCCTGGGCATAAACCAAATCAATCCTGTCTATGTTGATGCATTCAAA gAGTGTTTTAAGATGCCACAGTCTTTAGGGGCATTAGGAGGAAAACCAAATAACGCGTATTATTTCATAGGATTCTTAG GTGATGAGCTCATCTTCTTGGACCCTCACACAACCCAGACCTTTGTCGACACTGAAGAGAATGGAACGGTTAATGACCAGACTTTCCATTGCCTGCAGTCCCCACAGCGAATGAACATCCTGAACCTGGATCCTTCAGTTGCACTG GGATTTTtctgcaaagaagaaaaagactttgatAACTGGTGTAGCCTTGTTCAGAAG GAAATTCTGAAGGAGAATTTAAGGATGTTTGAATTAGTTCAGAAACATCCATCACACTGGCCTCCCTTTGTACCTCCAGCCAAGCCAGAAGTGACAACTACTGGGGCAG
- the ATG4A gene encoding cysteine protease ATG4A isoform X4, which produces MLRCGQMMLAQALICRHLGRDWSWEKQKEQPKEYQRILQCFLDRKDCCYSIHQMAQMGVGEGKSIGEWFGPNTVAQVLKKLALFDEWNSLAVYVSMDNTVVIEDIKKMCRVLPLSADTAGDRPLDYLTASNQSDELIFLDPHTTQTFVDTEENGTVNDQTFHCLQSPQRMNILNLDPSVALGFFCKEEKDFDNWCSLVQKEILKENLRMFELVQKHPSHWPPFVPPAKPEVTTTGAEFIDSTEQLEEFDLEEDFEILSV; this is translated from the exons ATGCTACGCTGTGGACAGATGATGCTGGCTCAAGCCCTTATCTGTAGACACTTGGGAAGGG actgGAGCTGggagaaacaaaaagaacaaccCAAAGAATACCAACGCATCCTACAGTGTTTCTTAGATAGAAAAGATTGTTGCTACTCTATCCATCAAATGG CACAAATGGGTGTAGGAGAAGGGAAATCAATTGGAGAATGGTTTGGACCAAATACAGTTGCACAGGTGTTAAA AAAACTTGCTTTATTTGATGAATGGAATTCCTTGGCTGTTTATGTTTCAATGGATAACACAGTGGTCATTGAAGATATCA aaaaaatgTGCCGTGTCCTTCCCTTGAGTGCTGACACAGCTGGTGACAGGCCTCTCGATTATTTGACTGCTTCAAACCAGA GTGATGAGCTCATCTTCTTGGACCCTCACACAACCCAGACCTTTGTCGACACTGAAGAGAATGGAACGGTTAATGACCAGACTTTCCATTGCCTGCAGTCCCCACAGCGAATGAACATCCTGAACCTGGATCCTTCAGTTGCACTG GGATTTTtctgcaaagaagaaaaagactttgatAACTGGTGTAGCCTTGTTCAGAAG GAAATTCTGAAGGAGAATTTAAGGATGTTTGAATTAGTTCAGAAACATCCATCACACTGGCCTCCCTTTGTACCTCCAGCCAAGCCAGAAGTGACAACTACTGGGGCAG